The Cardinium endosymbiont of Culicoides punctatus nucleotide sequence CATCAATAGTAGGTATAAGGGGAGCAAAAACTAAGGTCATTATTTGGCCAAGCTTAGTAGTAATCATTCTCTTGCCAAGAAAAATAATTTCTACGTCATCATAGACATGCTGGTCATGTAAGACACTTACATGAATCTTATCACCTGGTTTTAATTTCGTAGTATCGATATTTCGCAACGAATAGTAACCACTTACTAAATCTTTGATTTGATCTTTACTGGGAATGGGATGATAGGATACTTCGTGATCCATATTATGTGTGCTTTCAGTAATTTCTATTTTTGCCTGTTGTTTTTCATAGTCAAAGTCAATCTGTTCTTTCCTTGTATAATTATTTTCTTGAATGTGAGAAGTAAATCTATGTGGGCATAATAGATTAATATCTAAATAGCTTTCCCATATATTCTCTATTTTAATACCTAAAACACCTAATCCATTGCTAGAAGTCCCTTTTACTGCTACCTTATAGCAGTTATGACCATGAACATTATGTACAT carries:
- a CDS encoding DUF3108 domain-containing protein, with product MSYLKRLFYFLHCFIFIITNDIHAKKNETLNPTSFHKGEGLAYQVYYSFIHAGTVTMDVDEHVHNVHGHNCYKVAVKGTSSNGLGVLGIKIENIWESYLDINLLCPHRFTSHIQENNYTRKEQIDFDYEKQQAKIEITESTHNMDHEVSYHPIPSKDQIKDLVSGYYSLRNIDTTKLKPGDKIHVSVLHDQHVYDDVEIIFLGKRMITTKLGQIMTLVFAPLIPTIDGSIFSGERPVEAYISDDANKIPIKLKANLVVGTVDIELSDYKGLKEELLFQKS